The Brassica napus cultivar Da-Ae chromosome C1, Da-Ae, whole genome shotgun sequence DNA segment CAATCAAGAGAATGATTGAAGTTAATAAGACAATAAGATCAAGTTTGTGGATACAATTCACTTTGTAACCAAAACCTGTTGGGGAAAGACACACGGCGCAGCGGAATGTCACggtcgtgttcccctgaccttgtgcgaacctgtgaagaaaatacttcgacgatggcaagatatcaaagttgcgataactaaatgagacacacaatttttacgtggaaaacctcctcgatgtgagaaggaaaaaccacgggaccgtagtccactcaaaaatccactatataaatggtatgagtacaaccacgtcctccctgttcaacagcctgaacagaacagagagtctagctacaaatagctatctccaacacaaaaaacaacaacaagagagcaacacaaagcttcaaaaccggcagcaaccaaatgacctcagctcacaaagattccggcttccagaaactaatccaacagtacaaatccaagataaacaagtcgacaatacctctgccaaatttcagctcaagaagagaagatctcaccgttggatttaccaaacacccaagactgtcccgctgaagaactgtgacgaccagcttcactaaaacccagacaacagaagatccaaccgttgaaaaccaaatcccttcggtgaatctctaacccactgactgaagaagcttcccacaaaatattaGCCCGATCAAGTTCCGTTTGATCCTCCAAAACCAGTCTTGAAATAGCCTGACGAGTtttctcctctttctctcttctttctctcttttgtctctctctctctaaactctattattgtgTCAAGTGCCAAAGGGGAACATTAATTATTTCTTAAGTTCACTCCAATTGGTCctctccatctaggagggacccaacaAACTCCCCCTCCGACTAGATGGAAGAGACAGCCATTCCGGCTATCTCTCGGCATACCTCAAGCTTCCCCCTCGGTAATGACTTTGTCATCATATCAGCTCCATTATCATCCGTATGAACTTTCTCAAGTTCCACTTCCTTGGAAGCAACCACATCACGTATCCAATGATACCTCCTTTGAATGTGTTTTGACTTCGAATGAAATGTAGAATTCTTCCCGAGACAAATAGCGCTTTGACTATCACAAAGCAACACATACTTTTCTTGCTTGAAACCGATCTCTtcacagaagttcttcatccacaacAGCTCTTTACAAGCTTCAGTTGCTGCAATGAACTCTGCCTCAGTGGTAGATAGTGCAACACACTTTTGCAGCCTTGACTGCCATGCCACAGCTCCACCCGCAAATGTTACCAAGTAACCCGAAGTAGATTTGCTAGAATCAGCATCTCCCGACATGTCAGAATCAGTGTAACTGACAAGCAATGACTTCTTACCTCCGAATGTAATCTTCAAATTAGAAGTCCCTCTgagatatctcaaaatccacttcacagcattccaatgttctcttcccggattggagagaaacctgctgacaactccaacggcgtaggctaaatccggtcttgtacagaccatggcatacatcaaactacccactgcagaagcatacggaaccttcgccatatcttccttctccgcatatgtcttcggactttgttgactgctcagtcttaagtgtggagcaagaggagtactcaacactttagacttgtccatgtgaaaccgcttaagtactttttcaatgtacttctcctgagataagtgaatcagcttctcacctctATCTCGAACAATTCTCATACCAAGAATCTGTTTCGctggacccatatctttcatggcaAAGGACTCACTGAGCTGCTCTTTCAGCTCCTTAATTTTGTCCATGTTCCtgcccacaatcaacatatcatcgacatacagcaacaagatgataaaatcatcctcaccaaacaccttcacaaatacacaatggtctgaatcagtctctgcataaccatgctcccccataacagacttgaacttcatgtaccactgccttggtgcttgcttcaatccataaaggcttttcttcaagcggcaaaccaaattttctttgccctttttcacatagccttccggttgttccatgtagatctcttcctccaaatcaccatgaaggaaagcagtcttcacgtccatttgctcaacctctagatcaaggctcgctgccaatccaagtacaacccgaatggatgacatcttcacaacaggagaaaagatttcatcataatcaattcccttcttttggctgtagcctttcacaaccaatctagccttgtgtcgaggtggcaaattgtcatcctcatgcttaattctgtacacccacttattaagtagagccttcttgcccttaggcaatttcaccaactcaaaagtatggttctcctcaaaagaatccatctcctcatccatggctccaaaccacttatccttgtgttcatcctccaaagcttcatcatagctttcaggctctcccccatcagtaagtaatacatactcactaggatcataccttgtcgacggtttaagacctctctcggatcttctaacaatagtaggttggttctcagcagctggtgtctcaccatgatcgtcaccatgatcaccactaccatcttcatgtgcgggagcatctgcactgggtgtattatcctgaacctcagcctcaacctcaccgtgaaccgatgtagaaggagtagcctctgtatcgatcaaaccctcaaaaatctgagttgggtttttggacttgtcaatgtccttaatcgtttgatcttccataaacacaacatctctgctccttacgagcttcctctcaacgggatcataaaatctgtacccgaactcatcatgaccataaccgatgaacacacactgccgcgacttcatctcaagcttcgatctatcaaccttgggaatatgaacaaatgccttacacccaaagaccctcaagtgactgtaagaaacatccttaccagtccaaaccctctctggaacatcaccatccaatggagcacttggtgacaaattcagcacatgaaccaccgtgttcaaagcttctgcccagaaagtcatcgataagcctgactgtgagatcaaacatctcatcctctcgacaatcgtccgattcatcctttcagccaacccattcaactgtggagtatgaggtggcgtgaactgatgccttattccatgctctttgcaataagcatcaaatggtccaagatactctccaccattatcactgcggatacacttcagcttcttccccgtttgtctctcaaccaatgccacaaagtgcttgaaatatcccagcacctgatccttcgtcctcataggaaatacccacgacttccttgaatgatcatcaataaaagtcacataatatgatgcgccaccaagagatcttgtcttcattggaccacacacatctgagtgtaccaaatccagtacctcgggtttcctagaaggtgcggaagacttgaaagataccctgtgttgttttcccgcaaagcaatgcgaacacttctgtaggtgcaaaccagagattcctggaatcacctcattcttagacaacacatccattcccttctcactcatgtgaccgagtctcttatgccataactccatggcattatcattctccaccgcattaacaacatctttggagaccttagcctgcatccaatagaaagatgaagacttctcacctcgagccacaatcaaagaaccgcgagagagcttccatttaccaccaccgtgcaaactgaaataaccctcatcatcaagtcttcccgtcgatatcagattcatcctaatatcaggaacatgcttaacatccttaagcaccagcctagtaccaagactagtctccaagcaaacatcaccaatgccagcaacctgagccatcgcatcattccccatcttcacagaaccataattacccgtagtataggtagaaaacaaatcccgctgtgatgtagcatgagtagtagctccactgtcaatcacccaactggtgtcctggcatgcgacattaatggcatcaccctcaagaagaatgagaaactgatcttcggtgagagtcacccgatccaccttttcttcttgatttccttgctgcttgtttttcaacttccagCAATCCTTCTTCATGTGCCCTTTCTTATGACAGAAGTAGCACTCCATATTAGCAAATCTATTAGACTTGCTCCTGctcctgttcttgtctctcttgggatctctacttgtacttctcccccttgactcagtaacaaagacatctgaacgcgaactgctagcattcgactgccttcttgcttcctcattaagaacactgttcttcactgaatccatcgaaataacaccttccgacgcggagttacaaagagacatcctgaaaacctcccaagagtccggtaaagtaccgagaagccacagaccgtgaatctcatcatcaaacttgatgcccatatcagacaacttgttgagcaatccctgaaacgcattcaagtgatctgtcatcggagtcccctcctgatacctcagctcaatcaacttcttgatcatgtacatcttgttgtttccggtcttcctagcatataactgctccagcttcttccacaaagaacgagcatccgtctcagtctcaatatgatgcaacacattatcatctacccactgccttatcaacccacacacttggcgatgctgcagcttccactcttcatccgtcttcttctcaggtttctgctcctcgaagactggaacatggaattctttaacaaagagcaaatcctccatcttgcccttccatagatgatagttagcaccattcaagcttatcatcctgctcatattttccatctttcacacaagcaaataacaacccaaagttatcaaaaccaaagctctaaaatcagaagctctgataccactctgTTGGGGAAAGACACACGGCGCAGCGGAATGTCACggtcgtgttcccctgaccttgtgcgaacctgtgaagaaaatacttcgacgatggcaagatatcaaagttgcgataactaaatgagacacacaatttttacgtggaaaacctcctcgatgtgagaaggaaaaaccacgggaccgtagtccactcaaaaatccactatataaatggtatgagtacaaccacgtcctccctgttcaacagcctgaacagaacagagagtctagctacaaatagctatctccaacacaaaaaaacaacaacaagagagcaacacaaaacttcaaaaccggcagcaaccaaatgacctcagctcacaaagattccggcttccagaaactaatccaaccgtacaaatccaagataaacaagtcgacaatacctctgccaaatttcagctcaagaagagaagatctaaccgttggatttaccaaacacccaagactgtcccgctgaagaactgtgacgaccagcttcactaaaacccagacaacagaagatccaaccgttgaaaaccaaatcccttcggtgaatctctaacccactgactgaagaagcttcccacaaaatattaGCCCGATCAAGTTCCGTTTGATCCTCCAAAACCAGTCTTGAAATAGCCTGACCAgttttctcctccttctctcttctttctctcttttgtctctctctctctaaactctattattgtgTCAAGTGCCAAAGGAGAACATTAATTATTTCTTAAGTTCACCCCAATTGGTCctctccatctaggagggacccaacaAAACCTTTATTCTTGGTAATGACATTTATAATTTAGCAAAAATAAGCAAAGCGAATGATAATCACCGACCATATAACATGAGGGACAATAGTGGGCTTTGTTCTCCACCGCAATAGACGAAGATTCAGTCTCCATCACCAGAGGCAAAGCTACTCCATCGCCAAATGCAAGGCTTCACTCTCCATCGTCGCATAGGAACAAAGACAAGAGTTCAATGCTGTCTGTCGACGACAAAAAGGTACATATGAGCAGGCCTGCATATTAGTAAATTTCATCCATCTTATTAAAATaggagttattcttgggttcaccccctagggtgaacctctaggtttaccaaccaataggattgagttatttcatattcgatatatttcaaaaaatgaaacaaaatattgtcaagttatattacgtttttaaaataaaaaagtaaaaaaataataatagtaattacaaaaaaaatatttaaaaaaatatttttggaaaattgccACTAATACCATTTttctaataccacttttcaattTTACACTAACCAactttaccattaaaattttaatgggtAAAGTACCATTATAGCCTTATCTAATCAAACATACACATGTCTTCTCCAACAAGAATTTTCAGAATTGATCGACGACTCCAGCGAGAAATTCGACGATTCCGGCGAGATTCGACgactccggcgatttccccggCGAGATTTGATAATTCCGACGACGTTGACATCCGACGAGATTTGGGGAAGACTACAAGATCAAACGAACAGAACAATCTCTCTTCACGAACGCGTAACAAAGGTCAGAGGATAATAGATAGTGATTTTCGTCTCTTTTCTGTAATTTTTGCTTGGTTTCTCAAAATCGATCGGTTTCTGGGAAGGAGACGAAGTTTTTCTCATGAAGTTTTCAAATCTCagatttataaaaccttataaattttTATCGATGAGGAACATAGtgttatgtatttttctttttgatatatCTTCTTGATCATTCCTTCTCTAATCCCCATGTTCTTATAATCAGGTTATGATGATCGAAATATGTTCTATATGTGGAGAAAGGAAACTAATAAATGGAATTCACTGGATTTATAGTGGATGATCAACGAGGATCCTCTCTTAGAATGATTCATGAAGATATCAGCTACAATGATTTGATTGTGGCTGTTTTAGAAGATTTTGGAATTGATGGCAACATAAACAGTGGAAATCTTAGCTATGCCTCaccttcaaaattaaattttggtaCAAAAGAACTTCCTCCAGTATTTATTAGGAATGATCGTCAAGTAACATCTTATCTGAATAAACTTAAAGAGAATGGAGACCTTCATCTATGTGTAACCATTAAGGTAACTGCATGAAACTCTTTTGCTAACTTGTTTGTTTATTAGAGTTATCAGTTATTTTATAAGGTAGTATGTGGTACTAATGATTTGctcattgatggaggaagtatgCCATAGCAGTATCTATTAAAACTTTTACATTTGTAAgactttataataataattgtgCATTTTGGAGGATCATTACCACATATATTTTAACAATtagcttttattttattttaaatgtttcaaaGAAGAACTCAATTATCACCAATGATTGTGTCAAATATGATCCAGTCACGGGGTgaagttttaattaatcatgatTTGCCTATTGCTGGAAATAGTAATCCGCTTGAGGTATTTATtacaacttttatatttataagtccttgtaaaaacattataaatgaTTCTATATTTAGCTTTATCTTTTAATGTTTCAGAGGGAAACACAAATATCACTAATGATTGTGTCAAATATGGTTCAGACGCAGGATGAAGTGTTAATTACTAATGATTTGCCTATTGCTGGTAGTAGAAATTTTTGTCAGGTATTTATGACACCTTTAATGTTTATAACAACCTTATAAAATACAAGGTACAAGATTCATTACTagctttatgtttttatgtttcagaGAGGAACACAAAAATCACCATTGATTATGTGAAACATGATTCAGACACAAGATGAAATTTCCAGTACTCATGATTCGCCTATTGCTAGAAGTAGTAATGTATTTGAGGTACTTTTCAAAACTCTTACCTTAACATTCATAATTATAAGGTTCTGTAAATTGTTTTAGAAATTATACTTTATGGAGTTCTACAATAATATCGTTACTTTTGGCAGTATTGGCTCTTATTGAGCTATTGTTGGTTGTGACGTACATATTAAAACTTTGTAAATaaggattttattttataatgtcTTATAAAGGTAATATATACATGTTTAATTTTCTAGAGAGGAAAAAAAACACACCCAGAGACTAAATGGAACAACATTCAGAGAGTTTACGAAGTTTCTGGTATACAACTACTCGTATTAGAGATAGTCTTATTTATCCTTCAAGTGGTCTTGTTAGCAATAAGGTACATAtaactttttcctttcttaaatataaatatataagaatttaatCAATGTCATATAATAggttataaattctatttttaatgtacaTGTTTCATGTTTTTATCTTAGAGAGGATTGGACTAGATGGGACTTGTTGTATATGGGTCTGGAAAGTCAAAATTGACATCTTTTTCTAGTAGGCGCGGTAGAGAAAGCATGGGAGAAGATTCACATTCCCATTCAGATATCTTGGCCCCAATTTGTTTAACAAATaaatgtgatgatgatgatgatttgttCTGCGGGAAGTTTTTCAAGGATAAAAAGAAAATGAGCACAAAGTTGAGATTGCATGCAGTTAGTAAAAGCTTTGAGTTCCACACAGAATATTCAGACAAAACACGTTATATTCTTAGATGCGTGGATGAAAAATGCAGTTGGTGTTTTCGTGCAAAATCAGTTAAAGGATCTCAGAGTTTTTTTGTTCAACATTATGTATCTAAACATACTTGTGACACTTCTCTGAGCAGTATAAGTCATCGGCAAGCTACTGCGAAAATGTTGGGAACTATGGTTAGCAATCATTATGAAGGAGGAAAGATTGGGATGAAACCTAAACAGATCATGGAAAAAGCTAGAAAAGATCATGGTGTTGTGATTTCATATTCAAAGGCTTGGAGGCCTCAAGAGCACGGCCAAGATATAGCTAGGGATACTCCTGATGACAGTTATGAAGCTTTGCCCAGCTGGTTTCACATGATAAAAGAGAAGAATTCAGGTTCTGTGACTTTTATTGAAGTTGATTCTGTTGGGAAATTCAAATACGCATTTTTGTCGCTTGGTCCATCTATCAGAGGGTTTAAGTTGATGGGGAAGGTACTTTCTGTTGATGGTGCCCATCTGAAAGAAAAGTATAAAGGGACTCTACTTGCTGCCACAACACAAGATGGTAATTTTCACTTGTATGCTATAGCTTTTGCTATAGTTGATTCTGAGAATGATGCCTCATGGAGTTGGTTTATGAAATGTCTGAAAACCATCATTCCTGATGAAGAGGATTTGGTTTTTGTCTCTGATCATGCAACCTTTATTGAAAATGCTTTTTTACAACATTATCCGCTTGCTCACCATGGAATCTGCGTCTTTCACTTTGAAAAGAATGTTCTGGACAATTTCAAGAGTTCAACACTTATCCCTTTGGTTGTTGAAGCTGCTTATGCCTACACCAAGGATGATTTTGATTGCTATTTTCATGAGATTGAGGCGTCCGACATTGTATTAGCATATTATCTTCGTAAAGCAGACTTCAGGAAGTGGTCTCGAGCTTATTCTCCTGCTAATCGCTTCAACATCATGACGTCAAACTTGGCtgaatctataaattatttgttgAAAGTGAGTCGTGAGTATTCAATAGTCTGTCTTTTTGACACTATTAGGATGATAATGACTAGGTGGTTCACTGAACGACGTGAGCAAGGAGTTCGTCACATCCACCTTGTCACTCTCGATGTGGGGAACAAGTTGAAGGAGCTATATGATTTTACGTCTCACTTTCTCGAAGTTTCCAAAATCAATGATTCAGAGTTTGAGGTTAAGGGAAATACAAGAGATCAAGTGGTGAATTTTCAAACAAGGCATTGTTCATGCTTTGTGTTTGATGTTGAGAAGTTTCTTTGTGCTCATGCAATTGCCGCTGCAAAGGCTGGAAATAAGCATGAAAATGATTATGTCGATGAGTTTTTCTCCAATGAAAGGTGCGTTCTCTCAGCTATTGTGGTAATACATTACCacgtttatatatgtttatataattgatcgaatttataaggttttacaAACATTATTGTACAacacttctttttcatttttctttcttggTTGTACCTTTATCTAATTCTCTTAATTTTCTTATTAGGTTTACACTAGCATATTCAGAGAGTGTATATCCTGTTGGTGATAAAGCATATTGGGATATTCCTCCCCATGTAGCTTCGTTTGTTTGTCGCCCTCCATCTACACGCTTTCCTAGTGGcaggaggaaaaaaaaagaggatacCAAGTTCGTGGGAGTATGAAAAATATCGGCGCATATCCAACCCATCACCCAAGTCTTACAAATGTAGCAGATGTGGACATAAAGGACACAACAAAAGTAGTTGTGTAGTGCCTATTTGATAACAGAGTAGTATAAAAACTTGTGTgcaattgattattttatatgatgATATAAGAGAGAATTGGAATCCCATAGCTTTTGGGGAACCTTTAttattacatttatcattttataatgCTTTATAAAGTTTACAGGTGTCTAATAAAAGTTATGTTACTTATTATACGAAATGTGTGGTTACATTAACCACCCTTTATAAAACATTAGGATTCAGATTAATTGCAGAAATTATATGTTCTTTTGATATCTTAGCTTACATGCatgaacataaataaaatatgtttcctTATCAAAGGATTAAGGTACAAACCAAAAGATATTTTTCTCATCATGGAGGATTAAGGTAAATTATATGTTCTTTTGATATCTTAGCTTACATGCatgaacataaataaaatatgtttcctTATCAAAGGATTAAGGTACAAACCAAAAGATATTTTTCTCATCATGGAGGATTAAGGTAcaagacaacaaatgttcctcATTGAAGACATCAACAAAAGATAACACTAAAACTGAAAAAGTTTCATTGATATTAATTAAAAGCACTAAAAACTGAAAAGAGCTTCAtttcttcaaattcgtcatgcTTCTAATCGGCTTTTTTCAGATCTTCCAATACACGTCCTATCACATCACCGGCTGaatcttcttgtttcttttgtctttttgattTGGAGGTATCAACGTTAGGTTCCATTTATAAGTATAACAATTAAGAAAATCAGAAATGATAATTGGATGTAGTCaatgaaatttgaaaaaatattttataaaccattatacaCAGAAATATTTAACTTATTTCCTCTTTCACGTTTCTTTGTAAACTTCACGGGCTTTTTAGATGCATCCTCATTCACTTCTCCATCCTTCAATTTTAATGACACAATAAGTAAAGTTACATAgagtatattaaacatttaaaaagtcaatcagtttataaagacttataaatcaGGTTACTTcattggtttttggattttcaCTCTCTTTAGCACCGATTTCTGCATCATCTTCTACTTGTTGTTGTACTTCACGCGGAGGTTTTACACTTTTCTTCTTTCCCTAatattacaagaaaaaaaaataacttagcaATTTCGAATTTAATAACAGCCTTTGTAAATCATAAATGATAATTGAATGTAGTCTATGAAATTTGAAAGAacattttataaaccattatacaCGGAGATATTTACCTTATTTCCTCTTCCACGTTTCTTTGTAACCTTCACGGGCTTTTTGGATGCATCCTCATTTACTTCTCCATCCTTCAATTTTGAtgacacaataaaaaaaattacatagag contains these protein-coding regions:
- the LOC106370032 gene encoding uncharacterized protein LOC106370032; the encoded protein is MLGTMVSNHYEGGKIGMKPKQIMEKARKDHGVVISYSKAWRPQEHGQDIARDTPDDSYEALPSWFHMIKEKNSGSVTFIEVDSVGKFKYAFLSLGPSIRGFKLMGKVLSVDGAHLKEKYKGTLLAATTQDGNFHLYAIAFAIVDSENDASWSWFMKCLKTIIPDEEDLVFVSDHATFIENAFLQHYPLAHHGICVFHFEKNVLDNFKSSTLIPLVVEAAYAYTKDDFDCYFHEIEASDIVLAYYLRKADFRKWSRAYSPANRFNIMTSNLAESINYLLKVSREYSIVCLFDTIRMIMTRWFTERREQGVRHIHLVTLDVGNKLKELYDFTSHFLEVSKINDSEFEVKGNTRDQVVNFQTRHCSCFVFDVEKFLCAHAIAAAKAGNKHENDYVDEFFSNERFTLAYSESVYPVGDKAYWDIPPHVASFVCRPPSTRFPSGRRKKKEDTKFVGV